The following are encoded in a window of Panthera leo isolate Ple1 chromosome B2, P.leo_Ple1_pat1.1, whole genome shotgun sequence genomic DNA:
- the USP45 gene encoding ubiquitin carboxyl-terminal hydrolase 45 isoform X6: protein MNFIDRIFIGELTSTVMCEECANISTVKDPFIDISLPIIEERVSKPVLLGRMNKCRSLQATDTGQYSDTVTIENVHQPRATKNQSSSKDRNQLVHGRKCVRKLPSGEDRVAVICREYENPGISGDSSVCAGVVSTEAVLAESPTDGSEKEASPSESSADADSEASESESTSQQAVPLRSRSGCCVHKNGPPPQRPLTKETGSCDEGVAKAISELYLSSTVTGDRDLDRENKPPDVPNNLCSSQEKHVLSPSPQKAFLSLSQSYITTSKECSVQSCLYQFTSMELLMGNNKLLCENCTEKKQKYQKETISAEKKAEGVYTNARKQLLISAIPANLILHLKRFHQAGLNLRKVNRHVDFPLILDLAPFCSATCKNVNVGDKVLYGLYGVVEHSGSMRGGHYTAYVKVRAPSRKLLEHITGKKNVPDLKEPDSESADQWVHVSDTYVQVVPESRALSAQAYLLFYERIL from the exons ATGAACTTCATAGATCGGATCTTTATTGGTGAATTAACTAGCACAGTCATGTGTGAAGAATGTGCAAAT atctcCACAGTGAAAGATCCTTTTATTGATATTTCACTTCCTATAATAGAAGAAAGG GTTTCAAAACCTGTACTTTtgggaagaatgaataaatgtagaaGTTTACAGGCAACAGATACCGGTCAGTACAGTGACACTGTTACTATAGAAAATGTTCATCAACCCAGAGCCACCAAGAACCAGTCTTCATCTAAAGATAGG AATCAACTAGTTCACGGcagaaaatgtgtaagaaaattaCCATCTGGAGAAGATAGAGTGGCCGTCATATGCCGAGAATATGAAAACCCTGGGATCAGTGGAGATTCCTCAGTGTGTGCAGGCGTCGTGAGTACTGAGGCAGTTCTGGCCGAAAGCCCTACTGATGGCAGCGAAAAAGAAGCCAGCCCTTCCGAAAGTAGTGCTGATGCTGACAGTGAGGCTTCAGAATCGGAAAGTACTTCTCAGCAGGCTGTCCCGTTGAGGTCTAGAAGTGGATGCTGTGTGCACAAGAATGGACCCCCTCCCCAGCGGCCACTCACCAAGGAGACTGGCAGCTGTGACGAGGGAGTGGCTAAAGCTATTTCTGAACTGTATTTGAGCAGCACTGTAACTGGAGATAGAGATCTTGACAGAGAAAATAAGCCACCAGACGTTCCAAATAATTTGTGTTCATCACAGGAGAAGCATGTGTTGTCTCCTAGCCCCCAaaaggcttttctttccctttctcagagCTATATAACTACTTCTAAAGAATGCTCAGTTCAGTCCTGTCTCTACCAGTTTACATCTATGGAATTACTAATGGGGAATAACAAGCTTCTATGTGAGAATTGtactgaaaagaaacagaagtaccAAAAGGAAACCATTTCTGCAG aaaagaaagcagaaggggTTTATACTAATGCCAGGAAGCAATTGCTCATTTCTGCTATTCCAGCAAACCTAATTCTCCATCTTAAAAGATTCCATCAG GCTGGCTTGAATCTTCGAAAAGTAAACAGACATGTCGATTTTCCACTTATTCTTGACTTGGCACCATTCTGTTCTGCTACTTGTAAG aaTGTAAATGTGGGAGATAAAGTTCTCTATGGTCTCTATGGCGTAGTGGAACACAGTGGCTCAATGAGAGGAGGTCACTACACGGCTTATGTGAAAGTGAGAGCACCCTCCAGGAAATTATTGGAGCATAtcactggaaagaaaaatgtaCCCG ATTTGAAAGAACCTGACAGTGAATCGGCAGACCAATGGGTCCATGTTAGTGACACTTACGTGCAAGTGGTTCCAGAATCAAGAGCACTTAGTGCACAAGCATACCTTCTTTTTTATGaaagaatattataa